In Balaenoptera acutorostrata chromosome 19, mBalAcu1.1, whole genome shotgun sequence, the following proteins share a genomic window:
- the LOC103018191 gene encoding uncharacterized protein LOC103018191 codes for MLPLSTIEGQEMEEVQTKPPEKGVLLSENADDPPKKPIRMKGTMLFRVLPFCPVIPWTSSEPALRGRQGQALSKPARSCPATQPEPGSGGSTCGVTMLPLSTIEGQEMEEVQTKPPKKGALLPENPGEPRKKSTGMKGRLSFKVLPFCPMPSVCFTYYLEPDDSDSDSQFPPEPSKPDPNCTFVPLPVLEFREIKVCECPLCCLSFVTAS; via the exons ATGCTACCTCTCAGCACCATCGAGGGCCAGGAAATGGAGGAGGTGCAGACAAAGCCGCCGGAGAAAGGAG tcCTGCTTTCTGAGAACGCTGATGATCCACCAAAGAAGCCCATCAGAATGAAGGGAACAATGTTATTCAGAGTCCTGCCGTTCTGTCCTGTG ATTCCCTGGACATCTTCGGAGCCAGCGCTGCGCGGGCGCCAAGGACAAGCACTGAGCAAGCCCGCCCGCTCCTGCCCAGCGACCCAGCCAGAACCCGGGTCCGGAG GGAGCACCTGTGGTGTCACGATGCTACCTCTCAGCACCATCGAGGGCCAGGAAATGGAGGAGGTGCAGACCAAGCCGCCCAAGAAAGGAG ccctGCTTCCTGAGAACCCTGGTGAGCCGCGGAAGAAGTCCACTGGAATGAAGGGAAGACTGTCATTCAAAGTCCTGCCATTCTGTCCCATG CCAAGTGTTTGCTTCACCTATTACTTGGAACCGGATGACTCTGACTCTGATTCCCAATTTCCTCCTGAACCTTCGAAACCTGACCCAAATTGCACCTTTGTGCCTCTGCCTGTGTTAGAGTTTCGTGAAATCAAGGTGTGTGAATGTCCCCTGTGCTGTCTCAGCTTTGTCACTGCTTCCTAA